A stretch of DNA from bacterium:
GACCACGTCTGACCACAACATGTACAACGCCGGCGCTTGCCACCAAACCGGTACACCTTCGCTCGACAGCAGGTCGACTTCTCATGCAAGGTAGCCATGCACGAGAATACAGCAGAGAAAACAGACTTAACTCACTCATCCGCAACCACTAGCCGCGCTCACTTTCAACGGCATTTCCGCCACGCTTGCTTCCCTTTCGTTTCCGAGTCCGGCCCCCGAACCGGCGCAAGCCGCAGCCTGAGACCGTCTCGGTCACATGCCGCAAATACCACGCAGGCAGCTTCGCTCGACGCAGCAAGTCGGCAAACGAGATACCAGATACAAGTGACTGGAAGTGCTTCCAATTGCATGATGTAAGTCACGTAAAAACGAACTTTATGACGCAAATAACAGATGGAACCGTGATGTGAGGCCGCATCTACCATACCGTCTACCGGACGGTCTAGTAGACGGTCCGGTAGACGGTATTCCATATCTTATGTTAGACCGAGCAGTACATGGACTACGCTACCGTATTATGGCTCGTATTCCGGACCGGCGCGTGGTTCATGTTGTGTACGGTGTATTAGACTGTGTATCGTACGGTATGATAGTCCGTATCGTAGATAGTATATCGGTCGGATAGGTAGATCGTGTGCATGATGGATATGTGGGTCGTCTGATATGTGGTATGCATAATGGTATGGTAGCTCGTCCGGTACACGCTGCGATTCGCGATAGTCGCGATGACGCTTTGGTCGTCAGGTCGGGGCTGAACCACGATTCGTTTCCGTGGCAAGTTCGTCGCCAGGCGTCGATTTCTGTCTTGGGGGACAGCGATTGCGGCATTCAAGTGGGGAGTGAAGGTCAAAGGCCAAGGCCACGATAATTCGCAGGGCGATTGTGGGATCAGCGTCTCGCGCAAGTGCGGTCCGTCAGTCGTGCGACTCGGCGTGTGGCGTCTCGCGCAGCGTGGTGCGGCACGATGTGCATGCGGATCGCGCCGCTTATTGACAAGCATCGGATTTCATGCTATAACCTCTCGACCGAGAGGTGCGCTTCCGAGGCGCGCCCCGGGGTCATGATTAGCTGTGTCGATGTCCCGATCGTATGCTTACGGTTGGGAAACGCCAAACCTAGGAGATAGCTTTGTCCCTGCGTCCGATGCCACGTTCGCGATTGTGCTGCGGCCGCCGGCCGTGTTTTCGGTCATGGCAAGGCCGGTCTTCAGCCACGCGCGAGCCGGTGGCTGCAGACCGCAAGGGGTTTTTCTCAAGAACCGGAGCGGACCGTCTGACGGCCGCGCTTCTGGTCGCCGCCTCCCTGTTGTTCGTGCGAGCCGCCCCGGTTTATGGAGGGCCTATTTCCCTCGACATCACCAGCCCGGCGTCCGAGCAGATGGACTTCGAACACCTGTGGAACATGACGCTGCACAACCCGAATCCCGATACCGAGTCGGCGACGTTGCGAGTCGAAGCGAGTGAGGTCAAGGCCGGAGTCGTGTTCTCGGCCAACACCCAGAAGATAAAGCTCGCGCCCGGCGAGCTTAGACTCACGTCGCGGGATGTGAAGCTGGACAGCGTGTCTTGCCGGAAGGGCTACGAGGCCTTTGTCGCAAAGGGCCACCGGTTGCCCGAGGGCGACTACTCGTATGTCATCACACCGGGTCCCGGCTTGAAGCAGACCGCGCTCTTTTTCCGGATACGCGTCCCAAAACCGGTGGAGCTCACCTGGCCACCCAATAACTCCGCGGTTACCGACAGCCAGGTAGTCTTTGCCTGGACACCACCGGTGGCCTCGGGTCCAATCGGCGTGTACCGGTACTTGCTGCGGGTTGCGGAAGTGGCGCGCGGACAGAACGGGGCAACCGCCTTGAAGCGCAACCGGCCGGTTTTTGAGGACCGGGAGTTCTGGCCGGCAGCCTGTCGATTGCCGGCGCGCGCCGGCGTGCTCGTGCCGGGCAGGACCTACGCCTGGTGCGTGGCCGCGTCAGATACGACCAACCCGTCGGTGGACACGACGCATACCGAGAGCAGGGCGGGCACGTTCGTTTACCGGCCGGGGGCAAACCCGGCCGACACCGGTACCAATTTCACTTTCCCCTACACGGGGAGGTCAGTAACGGGAAATGCCTCGATGGTGGTTGCGTCCGGGCTTCCTGATGCCGAGCTTTGTCTCTTGGAGTATGCGCTTGGCGGTGACTCGATGGCCAGAGACTGGCATCCCATCGGCGTTTTCCCGAAGGCACAGCAGGGCTACTTCGTCGGTTTGTGGGCTTCCGACTCAGCGGTTACTCGCGCCGGGCGGACATTTCCCAGCCCGGTCGTTGTGCGAGCCACAGTCCTGGACCGGCAGGGGCGCCACAGCGAGGCGCTGCTGCCGCTGGTCATCAACCCGCCGCCCCCACCGACGAGGAAGGGCTGCGGCTGCCACTAACGGAGCAGGGATCAAGGTATGAAGGGATCGAGGGATAGCGTGAACCAGGCCGGCGCCACACCCGTTTGACCCTCTGTCCTTTGACAGACAGCCATCTGATTCTATAATACCCGCCATGCCTGATACGACGATCAGCGAGTTTCCTCCGAAATACGACCCCAGGCCGATTGAGGGCAGGTGGTACAGCTTCTGGGAGAAGAGCGGATTCTTCACCGCCGACGCGCACTCGGTGAAACCGAAGTTCTCGATTGTCATACCGCCTCCCAACATAACCGGTTCACTGCACGTCGGCCACGCGCTGAATAACTCGCTGCAGGACGCGCAGATACGGTTCAAGAAGCTGCAGGGATTTGAAACGCTCTGGTTGCCCGGCACGGACCACGCCAGCATCGGTACGCACACTCACCTCGACCGCGCTCTGGCGGCCGAGGGCACGGATCGCTTCCAGGTCGGTCGCGAGGAATTCCTGAAGCGCGCCTGGGCGTGGAAGGAGAAATACGGCACCCGCATCATCGAACAGTTGAAGTTGCTGGGCTGCGCGTGCGACTGGACCAGGACCCGGTTCACGATGGATGAGATGCTCTCGCGCGCCGTGCGCGAGGCGTTCGTGCGCTACTACGAGGATGGGTTGATTTACCGGGGTACGCGCATAGTCAATTGGTGTCCACGCTGCCATACCGCAGTCTCGGACCTGGAGGTGAAGCACCAGGACCAGAACAGCCATTGGTGGTACATGCGCTATCGGATAGCGAATGACCAGTTACCAGTTTCCAGTGACCAGCTCCCGGAGTGGGTTGTTGTCGCCACGACAAGGCCTGAGACGATGCTTGGGGATACGGCCGTCGCCGTCAACCCCAATGATGAGCGCTACAAGCATCTCGTTGGCAGGAAGCTCGTTCTTCCGCTGGTCGGACGCATCATTCCAATCATCGCGGACGAGTTGGTGCTTGCGGAGTTCGGCACCGGTGCGGTGAAGGTCACCCCGGCGCACGACGCCACCGACTTCGAGATAGGGAAGAAGCACAATCTCGAGTTCATCGCCGTCATCGACGACAAAGCGCGGATCACCGACAAGGCGCCGGATAAGTACCGCGGTCTTTCGCGCGAGGAGTGCCGCAAGCGCGTCATCGAGGACCTCGAGGCCCAGGGGTTGATGGAGAAGATTGAGCCTTACAAGCTGAGCGCGAGCGTTTGCGAACGCTGCGGTACCGTAGTCGAGCCGCTGATTTCGGAGCAGTGGTTCGTGAGGATGCAGGATCTGGCCAGGCCGGCGATCGAGGCCGTCGAGTCGGGCCGGCTGAAACTGATTCCCGAGCGCTGGACCAAGGTCTATCTTGACTGGATGTACAACATCCGTGATTGGTGCATCTCTCGCCAGCTTTGGTGGGGACACCGTATCCCGGTTTGGTACTGCGACTGCGGTGAGATAGTCGTCGCGCGTGAGGATCCGACTGAATGCCCGAAGTGTCATTCGCAGAAACTGAGGCAGGACGAGGACATCCTCGATACGTGGTTCTCTTCCGCGCTGTGGCCGTTCTCGACCATGGGATGGCCGGAGAAGACGCCGGACCTGGAGAAGTTCTATCCGACCGATTTCCTCTCGACTGCGCCGGATATCATTTTCCTCTGGGTGGCGCGGATGGTATTCTCCGGGTTGAAGTTCATGGGCGACATTCCGTTCTCGCGGGTCTATTTCCACTCGTTCATTCTCGTCGAGACCGGCGAGCGGATGAGCCGGTCCAAGGGTATCGGCATCGACCCGGTCGACATGTTCCAGAAGTACGGCACGGACGCGGTGCGGTTCACGCTCGCGTATCTGGAAAGTCAGTCACAGAGCTACCGGCTGAGCGAGAAGCGGTTTGAGTTCGGCCGGAACTTCACCAACAAAGTGTGGAACGCATGCAGGCTGGTCGCGCCCCACCTTGCGGGATGGGCACCGGGCGGGGAAAGGCCGGCGCTGGCGCCGGAAGACGCCTGGATTCTCGGCCGGTACAACCAGACGGTCGCTGCCGTCACCGGCGGGCTTGATGCGTGCGCCTATTCCGCGGTTGCGTCCCGGCTGCACGAGTTCTTCTGGCACGAGCTCTGCGATTGGTATCTCGAGTTTGCCAAGCTGCGTCTGAAGGCGGATGACAGTGCGTGTCGCTGGACGCTGCACCATGTTCTTAGTGGTACGCTGCGATTGCTGCATCCATTCATGCCGTTCATCACCGAGGAGCTGTGGCAGCGGCTGGGATTCGGCGAGGTCGGGGCCGGCTCGATCATGCAGTCGTGCTGGCCGGGACCGATAGCGGTCGATGAGCGTGGCGTCGCGCAGGTCGAGACCATGCGCGAGCTGATAGTGGCGGTCAGAAACATCCGGGCCGAAATGGAGGTGCCGGCCAAGGCCCAGGTACGGACCGTTGTGAACTCGGCCGATGCCGCGCTGGCCTCATTGCTGAAGTCGAGTGAAGGCCTGATCCGGGAGCTGGCCGGCGTCTCTGCACTCGAGTTCGGGAC
This window harbors:
- a CDS encoding valine--tRNA ligase, whose amino-acid sequence is MPDTTISEFPPKYDPRPIEGRWYSFWEKSGFFTADAHSVKPKFSIVIPPPNITGSLHVGHALNNSLQDAQIRFKKLQGFETLWLPGTDHASIGTHTHLDRALAAEGTDRFQVGREEFLKRAWAWKEKYGTRIIEQLKLLGCACDWTRTRFTMDEMLSRAVREAFVRYYEDGLIYRGTRIVNWCPRCHTAVSDLEVKHQDQNSHWWYMRYRIANDQLPVSSDQLPEWVVVATTRPETMLGDTAVAVNPNDERYKHLVGRKLVLPLVGRIIPIIADELVLAEFGTGAVKVTPAHDATDFEIGKKHNLEFIAVIDDKARITDKAPDKYRGLSREECRKRVIEDLEAQGLMEKIEPYKLSASVCERCGTVVEPLISEQWFVRMQDLARPAIEAVESGRLKLIPERWTKVYLDWMYNIRDWCISRQLWWGHRIPVWYCDCGEIVVAREDPTECPKCHSQKLRQDEDILDTWFSSALWPFSTMGWPEKTPDLEKFYPTDFLSTAPDIIFLWVARMVFSGLKFMGDIPFSRVYFHSFILVETGERMSRSKGIGIDPVDMFQKYGTDAVRFTLAYLESQSQSYRLSEKRFEFGRNFTNKVWNACRLVAPHLAGWAPGGERPALAPEDAWILGRYNQTVAAVTGGLDACAYSAVASRLHEFFWHELCDWYLEFAKLRLKADDSACRWTLHHVLSGTLRLLHPFMPFITEELWQRLGFGEVGAGSIMQSCWPGPIAVDERGVAQVETMRELIVAVRNIRAEMEVPAKAQVRTVVNSADAALASLLKSSEGLIRELAGVSALEFGTVRPDKSSVAVLAGCEVYVPLEGVVDVEKELERMKKEIVNLERLVAAIDAKFANPDFASRAKPEVVEAERSRRTEYASRLDRLNRQLDAWK